AAGACGCCGTACTCGGGCCCTGAAATTGGCTTTGGGGTGGCGGAGGAGTGTGGTAACTTATTGATTTAGAAAGACAGGGACCGAGGGAAACGATGGGGATCGAAGGGATCGTTGAGACCATCAAAGCGTATAACCCTGAAGCGGACGTCGCCGTCCTGCGCAGGGCTTACGAGTTCGCTGCGTCCATTCATCAGGGGCAGGCGCGGCGCTCGGGCGATCCCTATCTCTCGCACCCCATGGAGGTCGCGGCGATCCTGACGGAACTCAAGATGGATGTCCGCTCCATCGCCGCAGGGTTCCTGCACGATGCCATCGAGGATACCCAGACCACCATAAAAGAGATCCGGACGGTCTTTGGAGACGAGATCGCCGATCTGGTGGACGGGGTGACCAAACTTTCCAAGCTCCCGTTTTCTACCCGTGAGGATCGCCAGGCCGAAAGTTTCCGGAAAATGCTTTTGGCGATGGCGAAGGATATTCGGGTCATCATGATTAAGCTGGCGGACCGCCTCCATAATATGCGAACTCTGGACCCGCTGCCCGAGGCCAAGCGCCGCCTCATCGCCAATGAAACCCTGGAGATCTATGCCCCATTGGCCCATCGCCTGGGCATCGCCAAAATCAAGCAGGAGCTCGAGGACCTGAGTCTCCGACAGTTGGAACCGGAGGCCTACCGGGACTTGACCATCCAGATCGTCCAGAAGCGACGGGAGCGTGAGGCCCAAATCAACGAGGTAATCGCCATCCTGCAGCAGAAACTGGGCGAGCTCGAGATCCCGTGCGAGATTCGGGGTCGCCCCAAACACTTCTATTCGATATACCGGAAGATGCACGAGCAGGGAAAAACCTTTGACGAGATCTATGACCTCACGGCAGTTCGACTGCTGACGGACAGCCTCAAAGATTGTTACGGAGCGTTAGGAGTGGTCCACAGCCTCTGGAAGCCGATCCCGGGCCGGTTCAAGGACTTCATTGCCGTCCCCAAGTCCAACATGTACCAGTCGCTTCACACGACCGTGGTCGGCCCCAAGGGGGAGCCCGTGGAGATCCAGATCCGAACCCATGAAATGCACAGGACGGCGGAGGAGGGGATTGCCGCCCACTGGGCCTATAAGGAGGGCAAGGCTACCCTGGATGAGACGGAACGAAACTTCCTCTGGTTGCGCCAGCTTCTCGATTGGGGCCAGGATCTCAAGGATAGCCGGGAGTTTTTGGATACGGTACGCTTTGACCTCTTTCCAGAGGAGGTCTATGTCTTTACTCCCAAGGGGGATGTGAAGGCGCTGCCCCGGGGGTCGACGCCGATCGACTTTGGCTTCAGCATCCATACCGACGTTGGGCTACACTGTGCGGGGGCCCGGGTCAACGGCCGGATCGTCCCCCTCCGCTATGAACTCCGCAATGGCGATATCGTGGAAATCGTTACAGCGGCCACGCAACATCCGAGTCGAGACTGGCTCAAGATCGTCAAGTCCTCTCGGGCCCGGAGCCGCATCAAGACCTGGATCAAGAACGAGGAGCGCGTCCGGTCCATCGGGCTGGGAAGAGAGCTTTTGGAGCGAGAGCATCGAAAGCTGGGAAAGGGCGGCTGGCTGAAACTCGAGACGTTTCCCCAGGTGTTGCAGCAATACGGGGTCGCGAATGAAGAGGATTTGTACGCGGCCATCGGCTACGGCAAGATCTCTCCCCGTCAGGCCGTGCTGAAACTCTTGCCTCCCGAGCAAGCCCAAGCAATCGTGGAGAAGGAGACCAAGGGACGGGGACCCGTGATCCCGGCGGAGGCGGAGGGGATCCGGATCAACGGGGTTGATGACATCCTGGTCCACTTTGCCAAGTGCTGTAACCCTCTCCCGGGTGACGAAATCATCGGCTTCATCACTCGGGGACGCGGGGTGACCATCCACTCTGCTGATTGTCCCAATATCATTGCGTTCCGGTTTGATCGTGAGCGACAGATTGACGTACAGTGGGATGACCGGGTCAAGATGCCTCACCAGGTGAAGATCCTGGTGACCATCGGGGAAGACCGGCCAGGGCTCTTGGCCGAGATCAGTACTGCCATCTCTTCTACGAACACAAATATTGCGCAGGCAGAGGTCAAGGTCACCGAGGATAAGCGAGGAATGAACACTTTTGTCTTGGAGGTGGTCGATCTGAAGCAGCTTCAGGTTGCCATGCAGGCGATCCGGCGCGTCCGAGGCGTGATGGGAGTGGAGCGGATCCGCAAGCACTGAAGGTCCGACGTACGAAGTCCAAAGTCGGCGCGCCGTCCCGCGGGACGGTAAACCTTGGAAGTTGCATGATTTCATAAACCAGTTGCCGGTACCACACCGAAGGATATCCGTTCCGTCTGCAAATGTCTTCCGAATCGGGAACTGCTACGCGTTTCTCCGAACGCCGGGCTGGTATGCTCGAGACTTCGCAACCCTGGACTGAGGAGATAAGATCAGGATGCAAAGGGAATCATGTCCAAACCTGAATCACAGGCGCTACGACGCCCCCGTCCGTTACTGCCCGATGTGTGGCAAAGTGGTAAACGAGAACATTATCCTCAAGAAATGCAGCGAAGCAGAGCATGCGGAGAGGCGGCGTAATAGGAACAAGCATTGCGTGCATTGTGGTGAGCAGCTTATCAAGTAGTGCGGCGCCAATGACAGTGGGGCAATGAGCGGCTCGAACCATGGCTAATAGCGTGAATCCGCGATGCTATCCAACGCAACGACGGCGCTTTCCCCAGGAGTGATACCTTTATTAAACGAGCAGACAAGGACTAACTGGCTTTTTGCACTTTCCCGGAGCGGAGACAACGGGTGCAGACATGGATATAGCGTGGGGCATGGTTGATGAGGACGTGCACGCGATGAATGTTGGGGAACTGCCTCCGTTTGGTCACGTTATGGGCGTGGCTGATCCGATTGGCTACCTTTGGCCCCTTCGCGCAAATCTCGCACCGACGCTTGATCTGGGCCATTCGGGCCTCCTTCCGATGTTTGGCAATACTCTCCTCAGGCCACGCATGATACTACTGAAGGCCTGATGAGTAGGCAAGGAGTTTCTTCACCGCCCCTCACCCCAAACCTGAGCATACCGGTACAATACCTCAAGGGGGTTGGGCCGAAACGGGCAGAGGCCTTCGCCCGGCTCGGGGTCCGGACCGTGACGGATGCCCTCTACCTCCTTCCTCTTCGCCACGAGGATCGGAGTCATCTTCGACTGATCCGGGATATCCGACCCGGATTTCAGGAGACGGTGGTGGGCGAGGTCAAAGGGGCGAGGATCAGTCTCACCCGTCGGAGGGTCAAGATCGTTTCGGTTATCGTCGGAGACAGGACTGGAAGTCTTGTCGCAAAATGGTTCCATCAACCCTACCTCAAGAACCGATTTCCACCGGGAAAGCAGTTCATTTTTTCGGGAAAGGTCACCTGGGGTCCTGGGCTCGAGATGGTCAACCCCGATTACGAGGAGTGGGACGCTGGGGAACAGGTCCACACGGGTCGCCTCATTCCGATCTATCCCAGAACTGAAGGACTTTACCCCCGATGGCTCAGGAAATTCATGAAGGGCCTCATCGCAACGTGGACCCAATCGGTTCAGGACTTCCTGCCTCAAGAGATTCCCCGTCGTCACGTTTTGATGGCTCTTCCCGATGCCCTCCGAGCGATCCACTTTCCTGAGACAAAGGAGGAGGCGGAAGCAGGGAAAAGACGCCTTGTCTTCGACGACCTGCTACTTCTCGGCCTAGGAGTGGCCATGCGGCGCCAGGCAGCGGAGGCGGAAGTAGCAGAAGTCATCACAGGACGGCTGGAATTGGAACAGACCGTGCTGGCGCGCCTCGGTTTTCCCCTGACCGCTGCCCAGCAACGGGTCCTGGCGGACATCAAGGCCGACATGGCCCGGCCCAGGCCGATGACCCGGCTGTTGCAAGGGGATGTGGGGTCCGGGAAGACCGCCGTAGCATTCCTCGCCGTGGTTCATGCAGTGGGAAGCGGTTTCCAGGCAGCGATCATGGTTCCAACCGAGGTCTTGGCGGAGCAGCACTATCTCAAGGCGCAAGCCCTCTTAGAACCCGTGGGGGTTCGGGTGAGTCTGCTCAGTGGAGCAACGCTTGGCAGGGAGCGGGAGAGACGCCGGCAGGCCATCATGACGGGGGAGGTCCAGGTGGCGGTCGGAACCCACGCCCTCCTTCAGGAGGGAGTCACCTTTCATCGCCTGGGCTTGGTCATCGTGGATGAGCAGCACCGTTTCGGCGTGAAGCAGCGGGCAGAACTTACCGCCAAAGGTTGCTGCCCCCACACCTTGGTGATGACGGCGACCCCTATCCCCCGGACCTTGGCCCTCACGCTGTATGGCGACTTGAATCTCTCCACCATTGACGAACTGCCACCGGGCCGGCAACCGGTCAAGACCCAGCTCTTACACGAGGGGATGCGCCTCCAGGCATATCGGTTTGTCATGGAAGAAGTGCGAAAAGGGGGAGCTGCCTACATCATTTGTCCCCTAGTGGAAGAGTCCGTTGACGGGGATCTCAAGGCGGCAACGGGATTGGCCGCTGAGCTCCAGCAGGGAATCCTGCAGGTCAGCAGCGTCGGATGCCTTCACGGGCGGATGCGGACGGAGCAAAAGCGAGAGGTCATGAACGCCTTCCGCAGCGGACAGATCCAGGTTTTAGTGGCCACAACGGTGGTGGAGGTGGGGATGGACGTTCCACGTGCGACTGTGGTGGTGGTGGAGCATGCAGAGCGCCTCGGACTCACGCAACTCCACCAGATTCGTGGACGGGTGGGGCGAAACCAAACTCAAGCACACTGCATCCTGATCCACAGCCACCATCTCACGGACGAGGGGAAGGCCAGACTCCAGGCCATGGTAGAGTGTACCGATGGATTTCAGATTGCTGAACGGGATTTAGAGATCAGAGGCCCGGGAGACCTCTTTGGCACGAGGCAAGCAGGACTGCCTGATCTGAAAGTGGCCCACCTGCTCCGCGACGCCAAGCTGCTCGAGGTCGCTTGGCGGGAAGCCTTCATGCTGGTGGAGGACAGTCCTGACTTGAGTGCCTATCCCCTGCTTCGTGATACCGTCCGGCATCGGTGGGAGGGAACCCTGGGTCTGGCGAGTGTCGGCTGACAAACATATGCTGGGAGGCTCGTACGCTAGGAGGCTAAAGAGCGTATAGGCTCTGAGGAAAGGATACGAAGATCCGGTCCTTGCCGCATTCAGCCTTTGAGCGTCCAGGCGTCTCAGCATACTAGCATTCCGGCAGCTGGATTCCGATGCGGGTGATTGCAGGAGTCGCGAAAGGACGACGGCTCAGAGTTCCAAGGAGAAAAGAAGTCCGTCCAACTTCCGAATATCTTCGAGAAGCTCTTTTTGATATCCTCGGGTGCTCGGTCCACCGGGTCCACTTTTTAGACCTGTACGCCGGATCGGGGGCCGTGGGGATTGAAGCGCTAAGCCGTGGCGCTGCCGAGGTAGTTTTCCTCGAGCAGGATCCGGCGTGCCTGCGGGTTCTTCGAGAGAACGTCGAAATGACCGGATTGCAGAAGCACCGGGTGGTAGCTGGCGATGTGCTCCGCCTTCTTCCACGGCTAGTCCGTCAAGGGGAGAGATTTGAAATCGTCTTTCTCGATCCGCCTTACGGGACCGATCTCGCCATGCGCACGCTGGACGCACTGGCATCCGGCGACATGCTCCAACCTAGCGGAATTGTCATCGTCGAGCACTTTGCCAAAGAGCCGCTCCCGCAGCGCATTGGGATGCTTTCGCAGATCCGGGAGAAGGCGCACGGACAGACGGTCTTGAGCTTTTACGGAAAAAGAGCGGAGGATGAGCAGTGAAGAGCTCCCTGGCAGTCTACCCCGGCACCTTTGATCCCTTTACCAATGGTCACCTGGACATCCTGGAACGGGCGTCTCAGATATTTCCTCGGATGATTGTTGCAATCGTCGCCACCGCCGAAAAATCCCCTCTCTTTCCTGTAGAGGAGCGCATGCAGATCATCCGGGATGCGACCAGAGAGATGAAGGGGGTGCGGGTGGATGCTTTTGATGGTCTCCTCGTCGACTATGTGAGCGAACAGGGGGCGAGAGTCGTAATCCGTGGTCTCAGGGCCATCTCCGACTTCGAGTTTGAGTTTCAGATGGCCCTGATGAACCGGCGTCTGGCCGACGGGATAGAGACAGTCTTCCTCATGCCGCACGAGTCATACACGTATTTGAGCTCGCGACTGGTGAAAGAAGTATCTCTCCTCGGGGGAACGGTGAAGGGCCTGGTTTCCCCAATGGTGGAGCGCATGCTGAGGGACCGGTATCGCCAACGCAAGCCCGGCAAAAAGTAAGGAGGTATCCATGCCACTGTCACGACGGGCCCGGAGCATCAGCCCCTCGTCGACCCTTGCCATCACCACCATGGCAAAGCAGATGCAGGCGGAGGGGATCGATATTATCAGTTTCGCGGGGAGCGAGCCTGACTTCGATACGCCGGGACACGTGCGGGAGGCCGGTATACGAGCCATCCAAGAGGGATTCACCCGGTATACTGCCTCCGCAGGGATCGAAGAGCTCCGGGATGCGGTGGTAGTCAAGCTCAAACGGGATAACGGGTTGGAGTACACCCGAGATGAGGTCATCACATGTGCCGGGTCCACACAAGGGCTTTTTAATTTGGCCATGGTCCTCTTTGATAAACGGGATGAGGTCATCATTCCTGCTCCCTACTGGGTGAGTTATCCCGAACAGATCCGTCTGGCAGATGCCACGCCCGTCTTTGCCTCCACTCACGAGGAAGAGGGCTTTCGCCTCAAGCGGAGGGACATTGAGCGGGTCTTGACCAGTCGGACCAAGGCCGTGATCCTTAATAGCCCGTGCAATCCCACAGGTGCGGTGATCGATACCGAGGAGCTCATGGCTATCGCGGAACTGGCCGTGGAAAGGGATTTCTATCTGGTGTCTGATGAGGCCTATGAGACGCTTACCTATGATGGAGTAAAGCATGTGAGCATCGCGTCTTTGGGGGACGAAACCAAGGCGCGAACCTTTGTGGCGGGATCGACCTCCAAGTCCTACGCCATGACGGGGTGGCGACTGGGCTATGTCGCCGGTCCGAAGGAGGTGCTCAGGGCCATGATCGATCTCCAGAGCCATTCGACTTCGGCCCCAACCTCCGTGAGCCAGAAGACCGCCGTGGCCGCCCTGTTAGGTCCCCAGGAGCCGGTCGAGGCGATGCGTCGCGAATTCGATAGGCGCCGGCGATACCTGTTGGAGCAGATCCAGAGCATTCCGGGTGTGACCTGTATCCCACCACAGGGAACCTTCTACGCTTTTCCAAACGTCTCTGCTTTTTACGGGAAGAAAATTGCACGGGGTCGAAAAATTAGCGGCTCGGCCGACCTCACGGCCTATCTCCTTCGAGAGGGCCGCGTCACGGTCGTGCCGGGTATGGACTTTGGCAGCGACAAGCATATCCGTCTCTCGTATTGCATGAACATGGAGCTGATCGGTGAAGGGCTCGAGCGGCTGGCCAGGGCCCTCGGCCAGCTCGGTTGATGGATCCGGTGACGAGAGGCAAGAGACCGGCTGCGCGATCAACCGTGAGGTGGGTGCCGCCCGTGCCCAGGAGTATCGCGCGACGATGAAGCGATGCTTCGTGTTTGTCGGTTTACCCCTCTTGGCAACCATCCTGATAGGAGCAGGAAACCCGCCCCGCCGGGGAGGAGCTTATCACTACACACTCGGCCCCTCAGATCCGCCCTCCCTCGATCCCGTTCATATCACCGATACCGTCTCCCATGCGGTAGCCTCGGAACTCTTTGACGGGCTCGTCGCCTTTGATCACGCGCTGAAGATCCGCCCGGCGATTGCCAGGCGATGGGTCATTTCGAAGGACGGACGGACCTACACCTTCGAGCTCCATCCCGATGTGAAGTTTCACAATGGCCGCACGGTCACCGCCGAAGACTTTCGCTTCAGCTTTGAGCATCTCCTCAATCCCAAGACGCGCTCAGAACGGACCTGGATTCTCGAAAAAATCCTAGGAGCTGGCAAGTTTATGGCCGGCGAGGCCACCAGCGTGCGGGGGATTCAGGTCCTCGGCCCGCACACGCTTGAGCTGACCCTGGAACGTCCCTTTGCCCCGTTCCTCGCCTTGCTCGCTTATCCTGCGGCCAGCGTGGTGCCCCGCGAGGCTGTAGAGCGGTGGGGCCGACAGTTTTCGAGCCATCCGATCGGGACCGGGCCGTTCCGCTTCCGCGAGTGGCGCCATGACGATCGCGTGGTCGTTGAAGCCAATCGGGACTACTTCCAAGGTTCTCCCTACCTCGACCAGATCGTCTTCCGGGTGATCCCGGACGCCATGACTCGGTTTCAGGAGTTTAAGGCCGGAAACCTCGACCATACGGATATCCCCACGGGTCTCTTCCGGGTGATACAGAACGATCCATCACTGAGCAGCATGCTCGCTGCCCACTCCTCCATGGGGATCAATGCTATTCAGTTTAACCTCGAAAAGTCGCCTTTTCGAGGAAACCGAAAGCTGCGACAGGCCTTCAACTATGCCGTAGACAAGGCAGCTATTGCGCAGGTGATCCTAGAGGGAAGGGTGCTGCCAGCTCGGTCCGTCCTCCCACCCGGGTTACTGGGGCATGATTCGGAGCTCCACGGATACCCCTACGACAAAGAAAAAGCGAGGCGCCTTCTAGCCGAGGCAGGATATGAGAGGGGGAGGGGGCTCCCGGCCGTGACCCTCTATTACAACACCGGCCTGGTGAACCGGACAATTGCCGAGTTTGTCCAGGGGACGCTTCGGAGGATCGGGGTGATGATCGCGCTGCGAGAACTGGACTGGCCCGCCTACCTCAACCTGGTGGACAGGGGTGAGGCGCAGTTGTTCCGCCTCGGGTGGTTGGCGGACTATCCCGACCCAGAGAATTTTCTCACGGTGCTCTTTCACAGCCGCAATGTCGGATCCAAGGGCAACCTTTCCCGGTATGCCAATCCCCGCGTGGATGCCCTGCTGGACCGGGCTGATGAGAGCCTGGACACGGCTGAGCGAGCCCGCCTCTACCACGAGGCCGAAAAGATCATCCTCGCGGACGCCCCATGGATCTTCCTCCATTACTACAGTACGGATGTCTTAATTCAGCCCTGGGTGAAGGGTCTCCGGGAGCAAATCTCGGCGATGGACAGCGCCCCCACCCTCGGTATGGTTCGGATGCGGACGGTGTGGCTGGACAAGTAGGAGGAGCGATGGGGCAGGGAGAGTCGTTCGTGGACTTGAGAAGTGACACCGTCACCACCCCCACTGAGGCGATGCGCGAGGCCATGCGAACCGCCGTCGTGGGAGATGATGTTTATGGCGAAGACCCGACGGTGAACCGGCTGGAGGCGTTGGCAGCCCAGCGGCTGGGAAAGGAGGCAGCGCTCTATGTCCCTTCCGGGACCATGGGGAATCAGGTTGCCCTTATGACCCATGTCGGGCGGGGACAGGAGGTCATCCTTGAGGAAACCTGCCACATTTATAACTTTTCGGTGGGAGGACCGGCATCCCTGGCGGGGATCCTCACCAGAACACTCCGAGGGATGAACGGCATCCTTGACCCTGAGGAAGTCCGGCAGGCAATACGTATAGAGAGCCTTCACACCCCCGGGACCGCGCTCGTCTGCCTGGAGAGTCCTACCAACCGGGGGGGCGGGACCATCTATCCTCTGTCGCTACTCGAGGATATCTTTGAACTGGCCCACCACGCGGGGGTTGGTGTTCACCTGGATGGGGCGCGTATTTTTAACGCGGCGACGGCTACGGGGCTTCCGGCGGCGGAATTCGCTCGATGGGCAGATTCGATCATGTTTTGTCTCTCGAAAAGCCTCGCGGCCCCCATCGGTTCTCTCGTCGCCGGAACCCGCGAATTCATTCACCGGGCCAGGCGATTCCGGAAACTCCTGGGAGGTGGGATGCGCCAAGCAGGAGTGATTGCGGCCGCTGGGATCGTAGCCCTCGAGACGATGGTGGACCGGCTCCGTGAGGATCACGAAAACGCCCGCCTCCTTGCCGAGGGCCTCTCCAAGATTGAGGGGATTGAAATCGACCTGAAACGGGTCGAGACAAACATTATCATCTTCGCCGTCCGGCACCCCAAGATCAACGCCTCCATGCTCACCCGAAGGCTCCGGGAGGAGCGGATCCTGGTCCATCAAATTTCCGCCGATGCGATTCGTTGCCTCACCCACAAGGACGTTTCCCAAGAGGATGTCTTGCAGGCTCGAGAGACGATTCACAAGGCCATGGGGACGTAGGGGACATCTCCGGTGCATCTGGTCCGGCCTATCCTGGATTAACAGAAGGAGGAGGAGGATGGACTGTATTTTTTGCCAGATCCGGGACGGACAAATTCCGTCGACCCGTGTCTACGAGGATGCCCTCACCTTAGCATTTATGGATATCAACCCAGTGAATGAAGGGCACCTGCTGATCATCTCCAAGGCTCATGCCGAAACGATCTATGATATGTCCCCTCCGGATCTTGCTGCGGTTTCGGCCACGGCCAAAAAGATGGCAGAGGCGATCCGTCATGCCCTCCACCCGGAGGGACTCAACCTGTACCAAGCCAATGGGGCAGCGGCCTCTCAGGTCGTTCCGCATTTTCACCTTCACCTGATTCCGCGGTGGAAGGGAGACGGGAAAGGTTTTGACTGGAAGCTTGTCAAGGGGGATCCGGAGCGTATCAGGGTTACGGCGGAGAAGATCCGGGCACAGGTACCAACGGAACGGACGTGAAGCCTGCGTTCCCGTACCCTGGCAACATTTTGGTTTTTCCGTTCCCCATCCCTTCGGTAAGTACGGGTTATTTATTCTCTCAAGTTGTTCTTCAACATCTCTTGCATGCATCTGGAGCGTTCAAGGCGATTTCTGCATCAACGGCGGAGTAGATTAGGGTGCGACCTGCTCAATCGACCAGACAGAGGGAAGAGAAAATGATGCAACGAGGGTGAGAGGGACGAATCGCAAGCGAGTACCGTTAGGCGGATGGTAACTTTCGGAGGAAGACGCCATGAGTAGATACCTGGCGGGTCGGATCGGGCAAGCGATACCAGTCCTGTTTGGGGTGACGCTTATCACATTCCTCCTGACGCACATTGCCCTCGGGGATCCGGTCCGGGCGATGATGGGTCAACGAGCGGACCCTGAAGTGGTGGCCAGGATCCGGACGGAATACGGGCTGGATAAACCCGTATGGAACCGCTATACGCTCTACATGACGAAGGTTCTGGCCGGAGATCTGGGTTACTCCTACCGTCAGGACAGGCCCGTGACTGATGTCGTTGCCGAGCGGCTCCCGGCCACTGTCCGCCTGGCCGTCGCAGCGATGCTGGTAGCAATGGTTCTCGGGCTAGCAGCAGGAACAATTGCTGCAATGCGACATAACACCCTTTGGGATCTTTGCATGATGATCCTCTCACTCCTCGGCATCTCCACCCCCGTCTTCTGGCTGGGGATGATGCTGATCCTCCTCTTTGCTGTCTGGCTTGGATGGTTTCCCATCTCGGGCTACGGTGACGGAGCCTTCAGGCACCTTGTCCTTCCGGCTCTCACCCTTGGGGCACTCCAAGCAGGCTACATCGCCCGGATGACTCGGAGCGCCCTCCTAGAGGTCCTCCGCCAGGAGTACATCCGGACGGCCCGCGCCAAGGGTCTCAGGGAAGGTGTGGTCATCCTGAAGCACGGCCTTCGCAATGGCATCTTGCCCGTCCTCACCCTGGCCGGTATCGGACTCGGAGATCTCCTCGTTGGTGCACCCCTCACCGAGACGGTCTTTGGGTGGCCAGGGTTAGGCCGCCTGCTTGTAGCTGCGGTGGGCAACCGCGATCTCCCGGTCGTGATGGGCGCGACCCTTTTGTTTGCCTTGATCTACCTGGGGGCAAACCTCCTCGTCGATCTGGGATATGCCCTGGTGGATCCGCGCGTCAGATTACTGAAGCGATGACTCCAGTGTCCGAGCGCCGAGCTTCACGTCCGTATACGGTGGGATTCCTCAGGAGGTGGAGCCGCCATCCCGCGATTACTCTCGGCTCCATCATCCTGCTCCTCTTCAGCGTGGCAGCGCTTTTGTCTCCACTTTTGTCGCCCTACGATCCGTACCAGATCCCCGAGGGGCTCGCAGCGGTGAGCCTTCTTTCCCCTCGACCGGGCCACTGGCTCGGGACTGACCTGTTAGGGCGAGACCTGTTGAGTCGGATTCTGTCTGGGGCGCGGGTTTCCCTGCTCGTCGGAGTGGTCGTGGAACTCGTGGTGACTCCCATCGGGGTCGCAATCGGCTTGTTTGCGGGATACTTCGGTGGTAGGATCGATAGCGTTTTAATGCGGATTACCGACGCGGTAATGGCCTTTCCCGGACTCGTCCTGGCTATCGCGTTGACCGCCGTCCTCGAAAGGTCCGGCCTGCTCAGCGTGATCGTCGTGCTCGCGGCGGTCCGATGGACCACGGTGGCCCGAATCGTGCGGGGGCAGGTGTTGAGCCTTCGGGAAGCGGAATATATCACTGCGATATCCGCGTTGGGCGCAGGGAAGGGGCGGATCATCTTTCGACACCTCCTCCCAAACTGTCTGGCCGTGATCCTCGTGGCCATGAGCTTTGGCGTCGCCTCCAATATCCTCTCGGAGGCGGGCCTCAGCTTCCTCGGGCTTGGGGTCCAGCCCCCTACGGTGAGCTGGGGGTCCCTGCTGGCCGAGGGGATAGTCTATCTTACGGTTAAGCCGTGGCTGTGCATCTTCCCGGGTCTGGCCATCACCTGTGCCGTCCTTGGGTTCCATGTGTTGGGAGACGGTCTGCGTGATATCCTCGACCCCCGTCTGAGATCCTAGTGCCGTTCCAACGTGATACGCCGAATGTGTGTGAAGGACCTGCAATGTTGCTAAGGATGGGGTGAGTGAGTGCAAGTGCAGCGAACAAGTTGGCACAAGTACTTGGAGCGGCACTAACCGATGAGAACCAACGGTACGCTTTTGACTGTGGAGGACTTACAAACTCACTTCTTCACGGAAGAGGGGGTCGTGCGGGCAGTGGATGGTATCAACCTGAGCATCCGCCCCGGGGAGACACTTGGCCTCGTTGGCGAGT
This DNA window, taken from Candidatus Methylomirabilota bacterium, encodes the following:
- a CDS encoding ABC transporter substrate-binding protein; translated protein: MKGSSGWPGPSASSVDGSGDERQETGCAINREVGAARAQEYRATMKRCFVFVGLPLLATILIGAGNPPRRGGAYHYTLGPSDPPSLDPVHITDTVSHAVASELFDGLVAFDHALKIRPAIARRWVISKDGRTYTFELHPDVKFHNGRTVTAEDFRFSFEHLLNPKTRSERTWILEKILGAGKFMAGEATSVRGIQVLGPHTLELTLERPFAPFLALLAYPAASVVPREAVERWGRQFSSHPIGTGPFRFREWRHDDRVVVEANRDYFQGSPYLDQIVFRVIPDAMTRFQEFKAGNLDHTDIPTGLFRVIQNDPSLSSMLAAHSSMGINAIQFNLEKSPFRGNRKLRQAFNYAVDKAAIAQVILEGRVLPARSVLPPGLLGHDSELHGYPYDKEKARRLLAEAGYERGRGLPAVTLYYNTGLVNRTIAEFVQGTLRRIGVMIALRELDWPAYLNLVDRGEAQLFRLGWLADYPDPENFLTVLFHSRNVGSKGNLSRYANPRVDALLDRADESLDTAERARLYHEAEKIILADAPWIFLHYYSTDVLIQPWVKGLREQISAMDSAPTLGMVRMRTVWLDK
- a CDS encoding GntG family PLP-dependent aldolase: MGQGESFVDLRSDTVTTPTEAMREAMRTAVVGDDVYGEDPTVNRLEALAAQRLGKEAALYVPSGTMGNQVALMTHVGRGQEVILEETCHIYNFSVGGPASLAGILTRTLRGMNGILDPEEVRQAIRIESLHTPGTALVCLESPTNRGGGTIYPLSLLEDIFELAHHAGVGVHLDGARIFNAATATGLPAAEFARWADSIMFCLSKSLAAPIGSLVAGTREFIHRARRFRKLLGGGMRQAGVIAAAGIVALETMVDRLREDHENARLLAEGLSKIEGIEIDLKRVETNIIIFAVRHPKINASMLTRRLREERILVHQISADAIRCLTHKDVSQEDVLQARETIHKAMGT
- a CDS encoding HIT family protein, coding for MDCIFCQIRDGQIPSTRVYEDALTLAFMDINPVNEGHLLIISKAHAETIYDMSPPDLAAVSATAKKMAEAIRHALHPEGLNLYQANGAAASQVVPHFHLHLIPRWKGDGKGFDWKLVKGDPERIRVTAEKIRAQVPTERT
- a CDS encoding ABC transporter permease — encoded protein: MSRYLAGRIGQAIPVLFGVTLITFLLTHIALGDPVRAMMGQRADPEVVARIRTEYGLDKPVWNRYTLYMTKVLAGDLGYSYRQDRPVTDVVAERLPATVRLAVAAMLVAMVLGLAAGTIAAMRHNTLWDLCMMILSLLGISTPVFWLGMMLILLFAVWLGWFPISGYGDGAFRHLVLPALTLGALQAGYIARMTRSALLEVLRQEYIRTARAKGLREGVVILKHGLRNGILPVLTLAGIGLGDLLVGAPLTETVFGWPGLGRLLVAAVGNRDLPVVMGATLLFALIYLGANLLVDLGYALVDPRVRLLKR
- a CDS encoding ABC transporter permease codes for the protein MTPVSERRASRPYTVGFLRRWSRHPAITLGSIILLLFSVAALLSPLLSPYDPYQIPEGLAAVSLLSPRPGHWLGTDLLGRDLLSRILSGARVSLLVGVVVELVVTPIGVAIGLFAGYFGGRIDSVLMRITDAVMAFPGLVLAIALTAVLERSGLLSVIVVLAAVRWTTVARIVRGQVLSLREAEYITAISALGAGKGRIIFRHLLPNCLAVILVAMSFGVASNILSEAGLSFLGLGVQPPTVSWGSLLAEGIVYLTVKPWLCIFPGLAITCAVLGFHVLGDGLRDILDPRLRS